A region from the Geobacillus vulcani PSS1 genome encodes:
- a CDS encoding GntR family transcriptional regulator has product MIDKQSPIPIYYQLEQYIKEKIEKGEWRPGEMIPSEREWAETYDISRMTVRQAVNNLVNDGYLVRRRGKGTFVAAKKIEQPLKGLTSFSEDMRARGMEPGTIVLRFETVPASEKLAEGLGVTEGDDLYEVRRLRLADGLPMALETLYIPVHLVPGLTHDVVSGSVYEFIEKETGLIIGSAVQTLEASVARKLEAEHLQVKEGAPVLLLERRTCLADGRPLEVVKSVYRGDRYKFIVEMERRK; this is encoded by the coding sequence ATGATCGATAAACAGTCGCCGATTCCGATTTACTATCAGCTCGAGCAATATATAAAAGAAAAAATCGAAAAAGGGGAGTGGCGGCCGGGCGAGATGATTCCGTCGGAGCGGGAGTGGGCAGAAACGTATGACATCAGCCGGATGACCGTTCGGCAGGCGGTCAACAATTTAGTGAACGATGGCTATCTCGTCCGCCGGCGCGGGAAAGGAACGTTTGTCGCCGCCAAAAAAATCGAGCAGCCGCTGAAAGGGCTGACGAGCTTTTCCGAAGATATGCGGGCGCGCGGCATGGAGCCCGGCACGATCGTCCTTCGCTTTGAGACGGTTCCGGCTTCCGAGAAGCTTGCTGAAGGACTTGGCGTCACAGAAGGCGATGACCTTTATGAAGTCCGCCGCCTCCGGTTGGCCGATGGCTTGCCGATGGCGCTGGAGACGCTCTACATTCCCGTCCATCTTGTTCCCGGATTGACGCATGATGTTGTAAGCGGTTCCGTCTATGAATTTATCGAAAAGGAAACAGGATTGATCATCGGTTCTGCTGTTCAAACACTGGAAGCGTCCGTCGCCCGCAAGCTGGAGGCCGAGCATTTGCAAGTGAAAGAAGGGGCGCCGGTGCTGCTGCTTGAGCGCCGCACCTGCCTCGCCGACGGCCGGCCGCTCGAAGTCGTCAAATCGGTGTACCGCGGTGATCGGTACAAATTCATCGTTGAAATGGAACGGCGAAAATAA
- the nagB gene encoding glucosamine-6-phosphate deaminase, producing the protein MALKLLETADYTEMSRQAADIIIKQVKEKPNAVLGLATGSTVLGVYRELAADHRQHGTSYRLVRTVNLDEYVGLGPDHPNSYRYYMNQHLFAQLDIPLHQTHVPDGLAADLDEECRRYERLIDELGGIDLQLLGIGRNGHIGFNEPGTPFSSPTHVVKLALLTREANARFFPSLDDVPRYAITMGIATILRSRRIVLLASGEEKAEAIARLLEGVVTPDLPASALHLHPDVMIIADREALSLIPKEKRKGDAP; encoded by the coding sequence ATGGCGTTGAAGCTTTTGGAAACCGCTGACTATACCGAGATGAGCCGCCAGGCAGCGGACATCATCATCAAACAAGTCAAGGAAAAGCCGAATGCCGTTCTCGGCTTGGCGACCGGCTCGACCGTGCTCGGTGTGTACCGCGAATTGGCCGCCGATCATCGGCAACATGGGACATCCTATCGGCTCGTGCGCACGGTCAATTTGGATGAGTATGTCGGGCTCGGTCCGGATCATCCGAACAGCTATCGCTATTATATGAATCAGCATTTGTTTGCCCAATTGGACATCCCGCTTCATCAGACACATGTGCCGGATGGCTTGGCTGCTGATCTTGACGAAGAATGCCGCCGCTACGAGCGGCTCATCGATGAATTGGGCGGCATCGATTTGCAGCTCTTGGGCATCGGCCGCAACGGCCATATCGGCTTTAACGAGCCAGGAACGCCGTTTTCATCGCCGACTCATGTCGTCAAGCTCGCCTTGTTGACGCGCGAAGCGAACGCCCGCTTTTTCCCGTCGTTGGATGATGTGCCGCGCTATGCCATAACGATGGGAATTGCGACCATTTTGCGGAGCCGCCGCATCGTGCTGTTGGCGTCAGGGGAGGAAAAAGCGGAGGCCATTGCCCGGCTTCTCGAAGGCGTTGTCACACCGGATTTGCCGGCTTCGGCGCTTCACCTTCATCCGGACGTGATGATCATTGCCGACCGAGAGGCGCTCTCGCTCATCCCAAAGGAAAAGCGGAAAGGGGATGCGCCATGA
- the nagE gene encoding N-acetylglucosamine-specific PTS transporter subunit IIBC: MLGFLQRLGKALMLPIAVLPAAGLLLRLGQPDLLDIPFIAAAGDAVFSNLALIFAIGVAIGFAKDGNGAAALAGAIGYFVLTKGAAAIDKDINMSVLGGIISGVIAGLLYNRYHDIKLPDWLGFFGGRRFVPIVTSLVMLVLALVFGYIWPPIQDGINAVGHWIVGAGAVGVGIFGFLNRLLIPVGLHHVLNSFVWFVFGEYNGKTGDLSRFFAGDPDAGIFMAGFFPVMMFGLPAAALAMIAAAKKERRKAVAGALLGVALTSFLTGITEPIEFLFMFLSPLLYVVHAVLTGLSLAVATALDIHHGFTFSAGAIDFFLNYGIAQKPYLLIVQGLIYAVIYFVVFYFLITKLDLKTPGREDDVEGEFTDSGAAQSGVKYEDLAANYIEALGGKDNLAQIDNCVTRLRLKVKDMSKVNEAELKRLGAKGVLRLNQTDLQVIVGTDVEFLANAMRKQ, encoded by the coding sequence ATGTTAGGATTTTTGCAGCGTCTCGGAAAAGCGTTAATGCTGCCGATTGCCGTTTTGCCGGCGGCTGGATTGTTGCTTCGGCTTGGTCAACCGGACTTATTAGATATTCCATTTATCGCTGCTGCAGGTGATGCGGTGTTTTCCAACTTGGCGTTGATTTTCGCCATCGGCGTGGCGATCGGTTTTGCCAAAGACGGCAACGGCGCCGCCGCTCTGGCCGGCGCGATCGGCTACTTTGTGCTAACGAAGGGCGCTGCCGCGATTGATAAAGACATCAATATGTCTGTATTAGGTGGCATCATCTCCGGGGTGATCGCCGGACTTTTATACAACCGCTATCATGATATCAAGCTGCCCGACTGGCTCGGCTTTTTCGGCGGCCGGCGGTTTGTGCCGATCGTGACATCGCTTGTGATGCTCGTGCTTGCTCTTGTTTTCGGCTACATTTGGCCGCCGATTCAAGACGGCATCAACGCGGTTGGCCATTGGATCGTTGGCGCTGGGGCTGTTGGCGTCGGCATTTTCGGGTTCTTAAACCGGCTGCTGATTCCTGTCGGATTGCACCATGTGTTAAACAGTTTTGTCTGGTTTGTCTTTGGCGAATATAACGGCAAAACCGGCGATTTAAGCCGCTTTTTCGCCGGTGACCCGGATGCGGGCATTTTTATGGCCGGCTTCTTCCCGGTGATGATGTTCGGTCTCCCGGCGGCAGCGCTGGCGATGATCGCCGCGGCGAAAAAAGAGCGGCGCAAAGCGGTCGCGGGCGCGCTCCTTGGCGTGGCGTTGACGTCATTTTTAACCGGGATTACGGAACCGATCGAATTTTTGTTTATGTTTTTATCGCCGCTCTTGTACGTCGTTCATGCCGTGTTGACCGGCTTGTCGCTCGCAGTGGCGACGGCGCTTGACATCCACCACGGGTTTACGTTTTCGGCTGGGGCGATTGACTTTTTCTTAAACTACGGCATTGCGCAAAAACCGTATTTATTGATTGTCCAAGGACTCATCTATGCCGTGATCTATTTCGTTGTTTTCTATTTCTTGATTACGAAGCTTGATTTAAAAACGCCGGGGCGTGAAGACGACGTAGAAGGCGAGTTTACCGACAGCGGAGCGGCGCAGTCGGGGGTCAAATACGAGGACCTTGCTGCAAACTATATCGAAGCGTTGGGAGGAAAGGATAATCTCGCACAAATTGACAATTGTGTCACACGCTTGCGCCTAAAAGTGAAAGACATGTCAAAAGTCAACGAAGCAGAATTGAAACGTTTGGGAGCGAAAGGTGTGCTTCGCCTCAACCAAACGGACTTGCAAGTGATTGTTGGCACGGATGTCGAATTTTTAGCCAATGCGATGAGAAAACAGTAA
- the nagA gene encoding N-acetylglucosamine-6-phosphate deacetylase — protein MKRWILKNAAVYAETGTIEQGYVLIEGEKVAAIGPMSSCPTDAGAEVIELSSRFSIVPGFIDVHIHGAAGADVMDATPEALHAMAKALPAEGTTSFLATTMTAPSEQIEAALRNVARYMAEENRPGAAEVLGVHLEGPFLSPKRTGAQHPRHLVDPDVSLFQRWQEAASGHIRLVTLAPEREGGLELAAYLKKTGVIASIGHSDAVYDEVKAAIQAGVTHATHLFNGMRGIHHREPGVAGAVLMFEEVMCELIADGLHVAPPMVRFAYRNKGSDGLILITDAMRAKCLGDGRYELGGQEVTVRGQEARLADGTLAGSVLKLAEAIRRVLDYTGCTIEEVIRMASWNPAKQLGILDRKGSLRSGKDADVVVLNERYEVMMTFCRGALAYRKRDERGESDGVEAFGNR, from the coding sequence ATGAAGCGGTGGATATTGAAAAATGCCGCGGTGTATGCAGAAACAGGAACCATTGAACAAGGGTATGTGCTGATCGAAGGGGAAAAAGTGGCCGCGATCGGGCCGATGTCGTCATGCCCAACTGATGCAGGGGCGGAAGTGATCGAGCTTTCCTCGCGGTTTTCCATCGTGCCGGGATTCATCGACGTCCATATTCATGGGGCGGCTGGGGCGGATGTCATGGATGCGACCCCGGAGGCGCTTCACGCGATGGCCAAGGCGCTGCCGGCGGAAGGGACGACGAGTTTTTTGGCGACGACGATGACGGCGCCAAGCGAACAAATCGAAGCCGCGCTTCGCAACGTCGCTCGCTATATGGCGGAGGAGAACCGGCCGGGAGCCGCCGAAGTGCTCGGTGTTCATCTGGAAGGGCCGTTTTTGTCGCCGAAGCGCACCGGGGCGCAACACCCGCGCCACCTCGTCGACCCCGACGTTTCGCTGTTTCAGCGCTGGCAAGAGGCGGCCAGCGGCCACATTCGCCTTGTCACCCTTGCCCCGGAGCGGGAGGGGGGGCTTGAGTTGGCCGCTTATTTAAAGAAAACGGGGGTCATCGCTTCGATTGGCCATTCCGATGCCGTTTACGACGAAGTAAAAGCGGCGATTCAAGCAGGAGTGACGCACGCCACCCATTTGTTTAACGGGATGCGCGGCATCCATCACCGTGAACCGGGTGTTGCCGGTGCTGTGCTGATGTTTGAAGAAGTGATGTGCGAACTGATCGCGGATGGGCTGCATGTTGCGCCGCCGATGGTCCGCTTTGCTTATCGGAATAAAGGAAGCGATGGACTCATCTTAATCACCGATGCCATGCGGGCAAAATGTCTAGGTGATGGGCGGTATGAACTTGGCGGCCAAGAGGTGACCGTCCGCGGTCAAGAGGCGCGGCTTGCCGACGGTACGCTGGCGGGAAGTGTACTCAAGCTTGCCGAGGCCATCCGCCGTGTGCTCGATTACACCGGCTGCACGATTGAAGAGGTGATCCGCATGGCGAGCTGGAATCCGGCAAAACAGCTTGGCATCCTTGATCGAAAGGGCAGCTTGCGATCCGGCAAAGACGCCGATGTCGTCGTGTTGAATGAACGATATGAGGTCATGATGACGTTTTGCCGCGGCGCTCTTGCTTATCGCAAGCGGGATGAAAGGGGGGAGAGCGATGGCGTTGAAGCTTTTGGAAACCGCTGA
- a CDS encoding ATP-binding protein produces MWLFRSVVGKLWFTILLLVSCVLFILSILLIKFLEDYYVQEAENDLTRLATKVAEVMHDYRDEELARSIAWTLVDNRTKAVIVADESHYWYSPGDAGLNNMPLSSIRQDRDLRRVLTDGKTVKKRLYMPKWQPKEKLPRDMIIVGVPMSMPDGSRGAVFIYQSLEAIADATERTKELIFLAAFIAIVMTTFFAFFLSTRITAPLRKMRQAAFEMARGHFDMKVPILTNDEIGGLAMAFNQMGRRLQFNINALNQEKEQLASILSSMADGVITFNRDGEMLITNPPAERFLQAWYFEQGNGAEAMAPLPPQVKELFARVVREEKEQSTEVTLQGRTWVILMTPLYGKTMVRGAVAVLRDMTEERRLDKLRKDFIANVSHELRTPIAMLQGYSEAIIDDIAASEEEKKEMAKVIYDESLRMGRLVNDLLDLARMEAGHIELEYEQVKLVPYIERVIRKFYGLAKEKQIELTAEFRDRDIEISLDPDRIEQVLTNLIDNAIRHTESGGTVRLIVEPSGDGVTIHVQDSGSGIPEEDLPFVFERFYKADKARTRGRAGTGLGLAIAKNIVEAHKGLITVHSKLNEGTTFSFYLPAHGPKRT; encoded by the coding sequence ATGTGGCTGTTTCGCAGTGTTGTCGGCAAGCTATGGTTTACGATTTTGCTGCTCGTTTCGTGCGTGCTGTTTATTTTAAGCATTTTGCTCATTAAATTTTTGGAAGATTATTATGTGCAGGAAGCGGAAAACGACCTGACCCGTCTGGCGACAAAAGTGGCCGAGGTGATGCACGATTACCGCGACGAAGAGCTCGCCCGCTCGATCGCCTGGACGCTTGTGGACAATCGAACGAAAGCGGTCATCGTCGCCGATGAGTCGCACTATTGGTATTCGCCTGGCGACGCTGGTTTGAACAATATGCCGCTGTCGTCCATCCGCCAAGATCGGGACTTGCGGCGTGTGCTGACAGACGGGAAAACGGTGAAAAAGCGTTTGTATATGCCAAAGTGGCAGCCAAAAGAAAAGCTGCCCCGTGATATGATTATTGTCGGCGTGCCGATGTCAATGCCGGATGGCAGCCGCGGCGCTGTGTTTATCTATCAATCGCTCGAGGCGATCGCCGACGCGACGGAGCGGACGAAAGAGTTAATTTTTCTCGCTGCGTTTATCGCCATTGTCATGACGACGTTTTTTGCCTTTTTCTTATCGACGCGCATCACCGCTCCGCTCCGGAAAATGCGGCAAGCCGCGTTCGAAATGGCGCGCGGCCACTTCGATATGAAAGTGCCGATTTTAACGAATGACGAAATCGGTGGGCTGGCGATGGCGTTCAACCAAATGGGGCGGCGGCTGCAGTTTAACATCAACGCCTTAAACCAGGAAAAAGAACAGCTCGCCAGCATTTTAAGCAGCATGGCCGATGGCGTCATTACGTTTAACCGCGATGGGGAAATGTTGATTACGAATCCGCCGGCCGAGCGGTTTTTGCAGGCGTGGTATTTCGAGCAAGGAAACGGCGCGGAAGCGATGGCGCCGCTGCCGCCGCAAGTGAAAGAGCTGTTTGCCCGCGTCGTTCGCGAGGAGAAGGAGCAATCGACTGAAGTGACGCTGCAAGGGCGGACGTGGGTGATTTTAATGACGCCGCTGTACGGCAAAACGATGGTGCGCGGCGCGGTCGCCGTTTTGCGTGACATGACCGAAGAGCGGCGGCTTGACAAACTGCGCAAAGACTTTATCGCCAACGTTTCGCACGAATTGCGCACGCCGATTGCTATGCTCCAAGGCTACAGCGAGGCGATCATCGACGATATCGCGGCGAGCGAAGAAGAGAAGAAAGAGATGGCGAAAGTCATTTATGACGAGTCGCTGCGCATGGGCCGCCTTGTTAACGATTTGCTTGACTTGGCGCGCATGGAAGCTGGTCATATTGAGCTAGAGTACGAACAAGTCAAGCTTGTTCCTTACATCGAGCGGGTAATCCGCAAGTTTTACGGGCTGGCGAAAGAAAAGCAGATTGAGCTGACAGCCGAGTTTCGTGATCGGGACATCGAAATCTCTCTCGATCCGGATCGGATCGAACAGGTGCTGACGAACTTAATCGACAACGCGATCCGCCACACGGAATCAGGCGGCACCGTTCGCCTCATCGTCGAACCGAGCGGCGATGGCGTGACGATTCACGTTCAAGACTCCGGTTCCGGCATTCCGGAGGAAGATTTGCCGTTTGTGTTTGAGCGGTTTTACAAAGCGGACAAAGCGCGGACGCGCGGACGCGCGGGCACCGGACTCGGTTTGGCCATCGCCAAAAATATTGTCGAGGCGCATAAGGGGCTCATTACCGTCCATAGCAAGCTGAACGAAGGAACGACATTTTCCTTTTATTTGCCGGCTCACGGACCGAAACGGACGTAG